GTGTTTACTGAAATGTCCTTGTATTGTAAAAGATGCAGTGATGATTTGTTCAAATGTTTGGGTAGTTTGGAAATGTGAGATTATTTGATATCTTTTCTATAATAGATACAACCCATAATATCTTCTTTATTGGTGTAATTACTTAAATGTTCTTGTAGAGACATTCATTTTGTATCAATTATTACTATTACTTTGCTATTATAACTTGAAGAACTTCAAACGTCATTTTCATctcaattaaagtaaggaccaTTAAAGAACATTTAAACCACATttaaagaattgaagttgaaactAATGCTCAATCATAAATTCCTTAATAAACCACATtgtccttactttaattgagATGAAAATGACGTTTGAAGTTCTTCAAGTTATAATAGCAAAGTAATAGTAATAATTaatacaaaccaaaatgaatgTCTCTACAAGAACATTTAAGTAATTACACCAACAAAGAAGATATTATGGGTTGTATCTATTATAGAAAAGATGATCAAATAATCTCACATTTCCAAACTACCCAAACATTTGAACAAATCATCACTGCATCTTTTACAATACAAGGACATTTCAGTAAACACAATAATACACATGCTATCTAAAGTAGTACCCAATATTATAACTACACTCAAAACAATCCCACTatcccaaaatacccctactctTGCGGTTGAAGTTCAAAACCATTCTTTGACccaaactcattcttatatagtataaggattcTTTAAATGTCTGTCCTTCACATTCTTCTGTTATGTTCCTTTCGTCTTCCGGTAAATATTTATTTGTATTGCCATTGTACTCTGGATTTCAATATGATTTTCTGGTGAAGTTATTCTTGGTGGTTGAACTTGAGGTGaggttttattctttttttaatggtatgttttgttttgtaaaatCGCAATTTCTATTATTAGCTAAATGTTTTCATTCCAAAATTGGATACTCTGTTAGTACAATTTAATATTGATATTATTGTTTCCCCCACAAAGTTGGTTGTTCTTTATAATTTAAATGGTGTGGTTTTGTTGAAATAGGTTTCGATCAACAAGAATGTTGGCTACtttgataaaaaaaagaatgttGGCTACTATGATCAAAAAGCCTCCACCATAGTTGGCTACTTTCATCAACAAGAATGTTGTGTAGATGCATCTTTAAGTGGATAATCATTTTGTTTATTACCATTATCTGAATCGTTTAGATATCTGTTTAAAGTTCGTTTAGTCTTGTTAATGAAAAACTTATATACAAGTGTTTGTTTCAAAATATATGAATTGAGCAAAATAGCATGCATGATTTCCTTCTCCATCTCCCAGTATACATTAGATATTTTATTACTTCATTGTATTATTCAATGTGCGTGAGTTTTTTGATATTTGCTTGAACTaccataaaatattttttaaccaCTGGTACCAAACACTCGTGCGATGCGCGGGCATTCCCCTCCTAGTTTTTAAATACAATAATTTCCTCTAAATAGTAACTAGATTTTTCAGATAactacatatatatgtatatatatatctacCATGATATATAACTTAATATGAAAAAGATAATCAtacattttcttgaaataagcaCACACCTACGAAGTGCCAAAAGCACTAGTATCAATTTATTTATAAGGCCTACATCTTTAACCCCCATTTCATCGAATGGGTCAAGTCATTTTTGACCCTTTTGCTTCGATAAATGTAGTGGGTTTCAAGTGAAAATGTGATGAAAATACCAAATTGGTGTGTTTCGCTTTTATGAGAGGTGTAAATCGACAAATGCCATATTCTGTAAGTGAGGTACAAAAAACCTCAAAATCCAAAATCTGAGGGACATATCAAGCATTTTACCCATTCGAGTTATCTGTATTTCTCTCCCAAATACTCGTACATATAAATACGCCAAATACAACAGGCTCGACTCAAAATGGTGTGATATACGACACGGCCCTAAACCCCCTTCGGCCTTCACTTCTTGACCGCTGCTGATCAGGTGAGATCATAATCATCATCTCTGTCGTGGACCTCATCGTCCgttccattttttttgtttgtaacTGATTTCTTGCATTTCATTCGTGGCGTCTTCTGGACTTTGTTTTGCCTTTGATCAGTCAATTCATGCTAATTAGTGATCCTTCAGATTTCATTCCATTCTTTTCATTTCCGACCCTTTACTCGATTAGGCTTGCCTTTGTTTTTTTCCTCCTCCTTGAATCAGCAATCAGTTGTATTGTTAATTTTTTGGTAGGGGTTCTGTTGTTTTTCAGGTAGAAGTATGGGAAGGCTATTCTTGACCAATCTGGAAGGAAACCACTACAGTTGCAAGCACTGTCATGCCCATCTTGCTCTTACTGATGACCTCATCTCCAGGGTCTttatccctctctctctctctctctcatcatTTGTATAGGGCTATGAATGTTTAGCTATGTATCTTATTAGTAACTAGTGCTATATtggtattttcttttctttaatttttggtgGATGATCAGAAATGTGAATGGAGGGATCTGCTGGGAGGAAATAATGGTACATGTGAAACGATTGATTGTATTAAGTTGTgggtttttcattttattttcttggctTTTTGTTGcttcattttttggtgaaaaGGAAATGGTATATACATCCCTCATTATTTTCTGGCCGATTTTTATCCTTGTCAATCTTTTACATACAAGAATGTATGTTGCTAACGTGTAACAGAACTTCACATCTAacgaaataaaaatgaaaagaaaaaagctaAAAAGAAATGTCAATTACAGATTTAGACAGTCCTTTTTATTCTGTGTTTAGGAGTGAATTTCTTTAAGCTATGTTTGGCAgcttaaatttcattttgtaaAGGGTTAAATTGGGCTCATAATTTTGATTCCTGTTCAATTGAATTCGGAGTTTGATGCTGTGCTTTCCAACCAGCAGTAATAGGGCTATGGTTTTATGCTTCTATTCTCGTCTTATGGTCATTTGTCCCCAGATGAGATACCATTAAGTAAACTGGCTGGTTTGATTTCAGGATGTCCAATTTAGTTTGTGGTTCCACATTCTGGTGTTATTTGAGTTGGTTTTGTTGTGCCCTGGCTTATATTTTCTCTACAAATATAAGTCAAGGGCCTGAGGCAGGTTTTGCATGAATGGTTTATTCACCACAGTTTTGTTTTGTGTAACATTAGCATTGAGGCTTTTGCTTCCATGCACAGGCTTAAGCTTTAATAACGACCTATAACCGCGGTTACTTTTGCATGCTGATAATTTGTTTTCAGGTTAATTGCTGATAATTGTAGGTTTTTTAGTCTTCCATTGTTGCATTGAATACTGAACATGCAGCGAACTGTTTCACACTCTCTAAATGATGGGTTGGATATTAAGATTTATGGTGATTGGAAAATCATATATTTTGTTTTGGGGCTAATGATTTCTGAATTTGTGCTTTTATGCTCTTACTTGTTAGTCGCGTTATGGAAATTTCTTAAACAGTACTATGAACTTGGGAGAAAGTCAAATGCTTGAGGCTTtggaatctctctctctctctctctctctctctctctgagtGTGTGCCCCTTTCTATATACCAATCTATGTGTGACCCACACCCCAGGTCCCATCTCACCCGAACTGACTTGGAAATGTGTGTTTGTGTGGCAACATGAATTCCTTCTTATAACGAAAAAGTTCAAAATTAGTTTCCTGTTTCCTTGATTTCTTCTGCGTCTTTTGTTCGtcagattgtgagtgaaggaAAATATGGGAAGAGATTTCTTGATCCAATTTATATAAGTGCTGACTTTGTACCTCCAAATTATTTGAAACCTGTCTGCggtatagttttaatttttcacAAGAATAAAACAAGATTTCTGCATTTTGCATCTGaagggaaacaaaagaaatgaaaatagaGTGTCAAGTTGCTATGATATAATTATACAACCCTGAGGCCATAAATGTTCGATGTGCCAGACAATCGCTACCAGTTGTTTCTTTAAAATGGTTACTGCTATTGGATCCTCGCACTTGCTTGCACTCCATGACTCACTTACCTAGGTTGTGCATTATCTACATGCCATGGCTTCATTTAGTGGCTTTTTTTGTCTTGAAATGTCTTGACATATAAGATCAAAAATGATACGCCAAATCAAATTATTCATGAATATAATGCTGCtggcttccattcagatctggCTAGCACTTCTTGGCTCCTTTCTGTGAGTCAACCTTGCCTTTTAAGTTCCATGAGACTCATCTCCATAAAAAGGTGGTTCAGACAGCTATTAGTTGTAGTTGAGTTGACTGAAGGTATTGAACTAATAACTAATAGCTACTAATTTCCTTGTAGCCAGATATTTAAGAGTTCTGGTTTGATATTAGGCTGAAGCTCCAGTGCTTGTCATGCCTTGTTTACTTGTGCTTTATAAGTACACTAAGGTTCCATGCTCAGGATAATATGGAACATTTTCGGGACTAGTATGGTCTCTTCTAGGTTGAACTTTGTCTGCTACCTGAAGTTATAGAACACAGGGCTAATCCAAAGTACCTTGGCTATCTTGTTTTATTTCAACCTGTGCCTCCTAGTATCTTTATGTTAGATTTCAGGTCCTTTACACTAACTCATTGTTTGCTGGTCTTTCCAGTCTTTTCACTCCAAACATGGGAAGGCTTATCTCTTTGACAAGGCGTAAGTGTCTTCATCTTTAGTGCCCTTAAGCACTTGATTCAAATTATGGACCTGATTTGCGATGAGCTGCCACTGGGCTGTGGGATAGATCTGGTCAACTGTTGAAATTGGAGCTATTGATGCATGAGTACTTGCTTATACATTTCCATGATTCTTAAGGACTGGAGTGCCAGTATGTCTGTCTGCTCATAAAACTTGATATTATCTTCCACTTCTAAACTAGCATTTTGCTCATTGTTTTCTGTATATCAGTTACcctttcctttcttctcttgtaATAGCCAAATATATTTCAGTATCATTACTGGATATGTTTGATTTTGAGGTGCACTGgggcttcttctttttttctgaaATATATGAATGGATGTTTCCCACTTTGGTTGTGTTTATGGCTCAATTCCTTGCAAGAACAATCATATCATGCCTGATGCCTCAAAATTGTAATTCAGTTTATCCTGGCAAACATGACAACATACTTTCCATTGCTTAACAGTGTGAATGTGACCATTGGCGAGAAAGAAGAGCGGATGATGATGACTGGGATGCACACTGTGGTTGACATATTCTGTGTGGGTTGTGGCTCGCTTGTTGGGTGGAAATATGTGAGTTCATGAGCACTCATTTGTGCAATTTATTGTTTCTCTATACTATTGCTTATATCTTTTCGTTAAATGTCAGGAATCTGCTTTTGAAAAGAGCCAAAAGTACAAGGAAGGAAAATATATCCTTGAAAGGTATCGAGTTAGTTCTGTGGTCATTATATTAACTTTTGTATTTAGTACTTAAAGTGTTTGCTGTTTCTTGCTTGATTAGGTTTAAGGTGTTGGGTCCTGATGGAAGTCCCTATGTCTTCAGCCAAGATGGTCAGTTTTTGGAAAGTGATACAGATGATGGTTGATTTAGTTGCAAGCTTTTCTAGTTAGCATCCTGACATCTTAAAGATGACTCCTAAATATCATCATAGCATCTTGAAAAATCAAGTAGACTATATTCAACCGTACATATTCTGCCTTCTTTTACTGCAGTTTTGCGTCTAGTGCTCAATGTAACCAGCAGACGTTAAATCATTGTtctcatttttttccatttctagTTGAATTTGTAATTGAAAAATTGATGGTTGCTATAGCAGTCTTTGCAACTGCCCAATACCATTGAAAGTTTCTATTGGTGGGAAAGCCTGCTGAGAAAGGCCAGTTTACATACCAAAAAAATCAGCTCAGCATTCTCTTATATTTTTGTGAAAGAATACTGCACAGATTGATTTACTTGTcttttgcatgaaattgagagctaatttctatttttttttcctctaatcttgcaatttttttaaataaataatgagAGCAATTGTTGTACactgattcttttttttttttttttttgttttgaaaaaacaaCTCTTTTCCAATTATCATTTTTACTTGCATTTCTTTGCTGGTGCGTTTACCCTGGAGTTTGTTAATGACGATCCTGCAGTTCCTTACTCTGGAAAGAGGAATGTCATTTTCTTTCTAAGTGCGGAGATCTCAACCGTGACAGTTCTTGTTGGACCTCTCCCCTTGGTGTTTTCAAAGAGTCAGTCATGCATGAGGACAATACTAGGTTTCACAATCATCATGTGATTTAATTGTTAGAACTATTGTTGGAAATAATTGTGACAGGATGCATTAGATTTTCACTAGTTGTATTACTATTTAAATGTTGAAAAATCGAATATtgatgagtgtgtttggattgcaaatttatctcaaataatattttgcttgcatcataaacacatttttcaatccatttttttatatttttaattattttttatctcacacacatcatatcacaaaaaagtgttacagtaattattctaaaCACACTTGACTTGATGGTACCAAATACCtgaacttttccaattttcatcCTGAGGTCTACATACTTGAATTATTTGTTGGGTACTTTTAATTGATTCAGGATGGCCACTCTTTAGTTTACTTGTCACAAATTAGCATGAGTAGCATCAGTTGATTCAAAGTATTTGTCATAGTAAATCAGAAAAGCCCCTTCACGGTGGGGTGGCGGCGCTGCTCTATTGCTATGGCCGAATCTCAATGTCCAAGTCTCGATCTATGTTTAAGGTGGCCGTTTGTTTCAATAATTTATTGACATGTAATCACCAATCAACAGTGATTGAAAGACTAATTTCATTTAATAGTCGATTCGAATTCGGTTTGATAAGAGTTTCGAATTTGATTTATTAGTTAAATCATGTCAAACTTGATCAAATTAATTTCAATTTAAGTTTCATTTCAGCTCAACTCGATTAGTACACAAGTGAAACTTACGAGTAAAAAGTTTAATTCGACTCGATAAAAGTTTATTTAAGTTCAATTGAAGAAGTAAATAAATCAAGTTTgtcaaaataattaaacaagtttgaaaattagaGTATTTAGTTTGTTTAGATTTGTTTACATCCCTGTCAATCACATAACTCCGTGAAGGGGAATTTGGAGCAGTGGAAGGCTCTTAAGGAGTAGCTTTCATGGAATATCAGAACTTCCTCGTCATGGTTGCTGCTGCCGCAATCTGCTTGCTTCCTGATTTTCATATGCTTTGCTCGCGTACGGGGTTTTTTCGGCGTCTTTTTATTTATagttaatttataaaaatatgaataatttaaatacaaaaactaACAATAATCCTACGTATTCATTCATAttaacttttaaaaaaattaatgtatCCTAAACGATCAATTATtgactaatttttaaaaatttgtttacaagCTTTCACTATTACATAATAGTGTACATCAAAAAACTGTACCACATATCAAAAACTTGGTAAATAATCCTCTTTCtataaatattcttttagataattaaactttttataATGAGCATAAACCATGaactatatattaatatttaattaaatagaaaaaatccaacaatccatttttcttcatcaacAAATGTTCAGTTGTCAACAATATTGTAACTTTATCAGTGTAACAGTAAATTCTCCTTTTTACATTAAGTTGCAACTCATatggataaaaaaaatgatgttgTTAGGAGAGAGAGGAAGCACAAGAAAAACAATATTATTTTTGTGATCTTAAAAACGCTAAACGAAGGTTTGAATGATATTTGACGAGATCCTTCCCCAATTGATATATAGTTGAAAATAAGGTCACGTATTTGAATTTCGGGAATGGTAATCCTCTGCCAAAAATGAACTTCACAATCTTAATTTTAGAATTTTATGTCCTCTTCCATTCATGATCTTAAAATTTTATATCCTATACAATTCATGATCCTGGTAAATCACTCATGCTTTTGCAAATTGGAGGAACATaagagaaaaaaatcaaaaattaacTTTTTACATCAAAAAATAATATGAGACAAATTTATAAGAGTACAAATTTTAGTTTTCTCGTGTGAACTTGAACTTAAACTACAAAAGATACATAGAGAAGATGACCACTcgacaaaatgaaattttgcttGCATAACACTACAaaactagtgtgaatacccgtgctacgTACGGTACTaatattattgaaaaaataaaaataaaaggatcaattaaaaaggttaaaaaattgtaccaacacaattaaaatataatatctgtctcacaatagtttgaaatatgatagaatgtgtatattattcaaaaattatcttttttCGAAAGATAGATCctgaaaaaataatagaaatttatattaaaaaatgaatgatatatgaataacaataaatgtaattaaatgttgttaaaatgaaatacttacaaatattatgcattcgatttgataatcttgcatGAAGGTGCGAACACTCTTCACACCAATCAACTTAGAGTACGACAgccaaaattggtgatttaattaattctgttgaattttgtggaatgtgtactacaaatgaaaatgcacgatctttGCATGAATTGATTCGTTGATTGAACAACCTATCACCATTGTCCTGAGAATTAAATACgtgtaaaattcaaaattagtgtattttttttacatagtttataaatagcattataaaaaatga
The Coffea arabica cultivar ET-39 chromosome 6c, Coffea Arabica ET-39 HiFi, whole genome shotgun sequence genome window above contains:
- the LOC113691698 gene encoding protein yippee-like At3g11230, which codes for MGRLFLTNLEGNHYSCKHCHAHLALTDDLISRSFHSKHGKAYLFDKAVNVTIGEKEERMMMTGMHTVVDIFCVGCGSLVGWKYESAFEKSQKYKEGKYILERFKVLGPDGSPYVFSQDGQFLESDTDDG